One genomic segment of Amycolatopsis sp. Hca4 includes these proteins:
- a CDS encoding AzlD domain-containing protein, translated as MDGTELLVATAVLAVGTFAFRFAGPALRSRVKLTPRVERLMALAAVVLLAALVAVSALTEGHGFAGIARPAGVLVAGVLAWRKAPFALVVVAAAATAALLRLAGVP; from the coding sequence ATGGACGGGACGGAACTGCTGGTCGCCACCGCGGTGCTGGCCGTGGGCACGTTCGCCTTCCGCTTCGCGGGGCCGGCGTTGCGCAGCCGGGTGAAGCTGACACCCCGGGTCGAGCGGCTGATGGCACTGGCGGCGGTGGTCCTGCTGGCGGCGCTGGTCGCGGTCAGCGCGCTGACCGAGGGCCACGGCTTCGCGGGCATCGCCCGGCCGGCCGGGGTGCTGGTGGCCGGGGTGCTGGCCTGGCGGAAGGCCCCGTTCGCGCTGGTGGTGGTCGCCGCCGCGGCCACGGCCGCCCTGCTGAGGCTGGCCGGCGTCCCCTGA
- the pdxT gene encoding pyridoxal 5'-phosphate synthase glutaminase subunit PdxT, whose protein sequence is MSSEPVIGVLAMQGAVREHVAMLAEAGARAVPVRRAAELSEVDGLVLPGGESTTMSRLLESFELLEPLRARIAEGMPAFGSCAGMILLARQTLDGRPDQQQLGGLDVVVRRNAFGRQVDSFEADLDFAGVDGEVRAVFIRAPWVEKAGDDVEVLATVSGVPGVDDDTARIVAVRQGAVLATAFHPELTPDVRVHRLFVDLVRKAA, encoded by the coding sequence GTGTCGTCGGAACCGGTCATCGGTGTGCTCGCCATGCAGGGTGCCGTGCGGGAGCACGTCGCCATGCTGGCCGAAGCGGGTGCGCGGGCCGTGCCCGTCCGGCGGGCCGCCGAGCTGTCCGAAGTGGACGGCCTGGTGCTGCCCGGCGGCGAGTCGACCACGATGTCGCGGCTGCTGGAGAGCTTCGAACTGCTGGAGCCCCTGCGGGCGCGGATCGCCGAGGGCATGCCCGCCTTCGGCTCGTGCGCCGGGATGATCCTGCTGGCCCGGCAGACCCTCGACGGGCGGCCCGACCAGCAGCAGCTCGGCGGGCTCGACGTCGTCGTGCGGCGCAACGCCTTCGGCAGGCAGGTCGACTCCTTCGAGGCCGACCTGGACTTCGCCGGCGTGGACGGCGAAGTCCGTGCCGTCTTCATTCGCGCTCCCTGGGTCGAGAAGGCCGGTGACGACGTCGAGGTGCTGGCCACCGTCAGCGGTGTGCCGGGCGTGGACGACGACACCGCTAGGATCGTCGCGGTCCGGCAAGGGGCGGTGCTGGCGACCGCGTTCCACCCGGAACTCACGCCCGACGTGCGGGTGCACCGGCTGTTCGTCGACCTCGTGCGAAAGGCTGCCTGA